A single region of the Gemmata palustris genome encodes:
- the trxA gene encoding thioredoxin, translated as MGASPWVVEGTMENFQQVVVDGSRERPVVIDFWAPWCGPCRALAPLLEKLADEKAGVFMLVKVNTDENPDIAQMFQVEGIPAVFAVRDGQMVNSFTGLLPEDQLRAFIDDLGTGTSEPKEPTPLEQALELEVHDRGAAGNAYRAMLATAPDDPAARVGLARVLLAAPGNEPQAIPLLTGVDFGDFATEAQRLKAILHLREVPHADADLAAAQSAPTAEAKVALARILAARGDYPAAMDELLAAADDDRQLGRTAVRDLMLKVFEVIGPRSPQADDYRKRLQSRLY; from the coding sequence GTGGGTGCTTCGCCGTGGGTCGTTGAAGGGACGATGGAGAACTTCCAGCAAGTCGTCGTGGACGGGTCGCGCGAGCGCCCGGTCGTGATCGACTTCTGGGCGCCCTGGTGCGGACCGTGTCGGGCACTCGCGCCGCTGCTGGAAAAGCTGGCCGACGAGAAGGCCGGCGTGTTCATGCTCGTGAAGGTCAACACCGACGAGAACCCGGACATCGCCCAGATGTTTCAGGTCGAAGGCATCCCGGCCGTGTTCGCGGTGCGCGACGGCCAAATGGTCAACAGTTTCACCGGGCTGCTGCCGGAAGATCAACTGCGCGCGTTCATTGATGACTTGGGCACTGGAACATCCGAACCCAAAGAGCCGACGCCGTTGGAACAGGCGCTCGAACTGGAAGTACACGACCGAGGCGCAGCGGGCAATGCGTACCGCGCGATGCTCGCGACCGCGCCAGACGACCCGGCCGCCCGCGTCGGGCTGGCGCGCGTGCTGCTCGCGGCCCCGGGCAACGAGCCGCAAGCGATTCCGCTACTCACCGGGGTCGACTTTGGCGACTTCGCGACCGAGGCCCAGCGCTTAAAAGCAATCCTCCACCTGCGCGAAGTACCGCACGCCGACGCCGATCTCGCTGCGGCCCAATCTGCTCCCACGGCGGAAGCGAAGGTCGCACTCGCGCGAATCCTGGCGGCACGCGGCGACTACCCCGCCGCGATGGACGAACTGCTCGCCGCCGCGGACGACGACCGGCAACTCGGACGCACCGCGGTCCGCGATCTGATGCTGAAGGTGTTCGAGGTGATCGGCCCGCGCAGCCCGCAAGCCGACGACTACCGCAAGCGGCTCCAGAGCCGACTCTACTAA
- the hemP gene encoding hemin uptake protein HemP, which produces MSDTELEEDDRHETPDGSESDRTIRADELFAGKREVWIDLDGVRYRLRITRRGKLILQK; this is translated from the coding sequence ATGAGCGACACGGAACTGGAAGAAGATGATCGCCACGAAACCCCGGACGGCTCCGAATCGGACCGGACCATTCGGGCGGACGAGTTGTTCGCGGGTAAGCGCGAAGTGTGGATCGACCTCGACGGGGTGCGTTACCGGCTGCGCATCACCCGGCGCGGGAAACTGATTCTTCAAAAGTAA
- a CDS encoding HAD family hydrolase produces MTTPAIIWDVDGTLVDTAEQHFRAWSRLASEIGKPFTRADFAATFGMRNPEILRKLFYPDADDQLCRDLGERKEDLYRASVRDEGTQLLPGVAALVSAFADAGWPQAVGSSAPTGNLDLLLGLTDTRRYFSAVVTGDDVRRGKPDPEVFLTAAEKLNAAPSRCVVFEDAVAGVEAAKAGGMKCVAVTFVGHHPADKLRAAGADIVVASLAEVTVAQVAALVG; encoded by the coding sequence ATGACAACACCTGCGATCATCTGGGACGTGGACGGCACGCTCGTCGATACCGCCGAGCAGCACTTCCGGGCGTGGAGTCGGCTCGCGTCCGAAATCGGCAAGCCGTTCACGCGCGCGGATTTCGCAGCGACGTTCGGGATGCGGAACCCGGAGATTCTGCGAAAACTGTTCTACCCCGACGCCGACGATCAACTGTGTCGCGACCTCGGCGAGCGCAAAGAAGACCTGTACCGCGCATCGGTGCGCGACGAGGGCACACAACTGCTCCCCGGCGTGGCCGCACTCGTGTCGGCGTTCGCGGACGCGGGGTGGCCGCAAGCCGTCGGTTCGTCCGCGCCGACCGGGAATCTCGACCTGTTGCTCGGGTTGACCGACACGCGCCGGTATTTCTCTGCGGTCGTCACGGGGGATGATGTGCGCCGCGGGAAACCGGACCCGGAAGTGTTCCTCACGGCCGCCGAAAAGCTGAACGCGGCCCCGAGCCGGTGTGTCGTATTCGAGGACGCGGTGGCCGGCGTGGAAGCCGCCAAAGCGGGCGGAATGAAGTGTGTCGCGGTCACGTTCGTCGGGCACCACCCGGCCGACAAACTACGCGCGGCGGGCGCGGACATCGTCGTCGCGTCGCTGGCCGAAGTGACCGTCGCGCAAGTTGCCGCGCTGGTCGGTTGA
- the prmC gene encoding peptide chain release factor N(5)-glutamine methyltransferase: protein MPPAPTPTVWTIKALLAWTTDFLKAKNVDGAKLEAEILLAHVLNCTRMDLFVRFDDQPTDAERSKYRELIQRRVAGWPAAYLVGSREFYLLTFEVDPAVLIPRSDTETLVGEAFKRLKPMTAPAVLDLGTGSGCIAVSLAHQKKDARVTAVDVSPDALEVATRNATKHGVADRVTLLQGDLFAPLAPGSAFDMVVSNPPYIAQSEFAELSAEVRDHEPRLALDGGPDGLAFYRRIAAGIGPFLKPNGSLLLEIGWKQEDAVRSILADRPELELGPTLKDMGKNPRVVTAKKK, encoded by the coding sequence ATGCCGCCCGCACCGACGCCGACCGTCTGGACGATCAAAGCGCTCCTCGCGTGGACGACGGACTTCCTCAAGGCGAAGAACGTTGACGGCGCCAAGTTGGAAGCCGAGATCCTCCTCGCGCACGTCCTCAACTGCACGCGCATGGACCTGTTCGTGCGGTTCGACGACCAGCCCACGGACGCGGAGCGCAGCAAGTACCGCGAACTGATCCAGCGCCGGGTGGCCGGGTGGCCGGCCGCGTACCTCGTCGGCTCGCGCGAGTTTTACCTCCTCACGTTCGAGGTGGACCCGGCGGTACTGATCCCGCGCTCGGACACCGAGACCCTGGTCGGCGAAGCGTTCAAGCGCCTCAAACCCATGACCGCGCCCGCCGTACTCGACCTCGGTACCGGGTCCGGGTGCATCGCCGTGAGCCTCGCGCACCAGAAGAAGGACGCCCGCGTGACCGCGGTCGATGTCTCCCCGGACGCACTCGAAGTTGCGACGCGCAACGCTACCAAGCACGGTGTCGCGGACCGCGTCACGTTACTTCAAGGCGACCTGTTCGCGCCGCTCGCGCCGGGTAGCGCGTTCGATATGGTGGTGAGTAACCCGCCGTACATCGCGCAGTCCGAGTTCGCCGAACTGAGCGCCGAAGTCCGCGACCACGAACCGCGCCTCGCGCTCGACGGCGGACCGGACGGGCTCGCGTTCTACCGGCGCATCGCGGCCGGCATCGGCCCGTTCCTGAAGCCGAACGGCTCGCTTTTGTTGGAAATCGGCTGGAAACAAGAGGACGCGGTGCGGAGTATCCTGGCCGACCGGCCCGAACTGGAACTCGGCCCGACGCTGAAGGACATGGGCAAGAACCCGCGCGTCGTCACTGCGAAGAAGAAGTGA